One Brassica napus cultivar Da-Ae chromosome C2, Da-Ae, whole genome shotgun sequence DNA window includes the following coding sequences:
- the LOC106380111 gene encoding histone deacetylase 5-like, protein MAGESRKRKVGLLYDERMCKHDTPDGEDHPECPNRIKAIWAKLQLTGLAQRCVVLGGSKAEDKHLQLVHTKEHVNLVKSLSTKKKDSRRNKIASKLDSIYLNGGSSEAAYLAAGSVVEVAEKVAEGELDCGFAIVRPPGHHAEADEAMGFCLFNNVAVAASYLLNQRPDLAVKKILIVDWDVHHGNGTQKMFWKDPRVLVFSVHRHDDGSFYPTGDDGDYDKVGEGAGEGFNINVPWEQGRRCGDEDYIAVWDHILIPVTKEFNPDLILLSAGFDAAIGDPRGGCFVTPYGYSVMLKKLMEFAQGKIVMALDGGYNLGSVAKSSLACVQVLLEEKQIQDSFEEYPYESKCRVIEAVRKRVCAYWPSLADELPWEAKTPCSPVKHLSLFVHFLHCLLNFASAQTSLSKTSSSSSDDGEEVLESTFIQEQAESLRASLEVALEEKAALQTKVVELQGEKLRLQDKYAAEAKEAAEKLTHVSSELREAKIDLDFQRELFKKANEEKKLLEVRVLKLEAELQQEASDKLRLRISRDRYAAEVKEAAEHLAKVRSELRDVQIDLNLHRKLPKKAKKVM, encoded by the exons ATGGCCGGCGAATCAAGAAAGCGAAAGGTTGGTCTTTTATACGACGAGAGGATGTGCAAACACGACACACCTGACGGTGAGGACCATCCAGAGTGTCCTAATCGCATCAAAGCTATCTGGGCGAAGCTTCAGCTCACTGGTCTCGCTCAAAG ATGTGTGGTTCTTGGTGGTAGCAAAGCGGAAGATAAGCATCTTCAACTGGTTCACACAAAGGAACATGTTAATTTAGTTAAGAGTTTAAGCACAAAGAAGAAAGATTCTCGGAGAAACAAGATTGCTTCGAAGTTGGATTCAATATATCTTAACGGAGGTTCATCAGAAGCTGCATATCTTGCAGCTGGATCTGTTGTGGAG GTGGCAGAGAAAGTTGCAGAAGGAGAATTAGATTGTGGCTTTGCTATTGTTAGACCACCAGGGCACCATGCTGAGGCAGATGAAGCCATGGGGTTTTGTTTGTTCAACAATGTTGCAGTTGCGGCTAGTTATTTACTAAACCAAAGA CCAGATCTGGCTGTCAAGAAAATTCTGATTGTTGATTGGGATGTCCATCACGGAAACGGTACACAGAAGATGTTCTGGAAAGATCCTCGTGTACTAGTGTTCTCTGTTCATAG GCATGATGATGGAAGCTTCTATCCAACGGGAGATGATGGAGATTATGACAAGGTTGGGGAAGGAGCAGGGGAAGGGTTTAACATAAACGTTCCATGGGAGCAAGGAAGAAGATGTGGAGATGAAGATTATATTGCTGTATGGGACCATATCTTGATTCCTGTGACCAAAGAGTTTAATCCTGATCTTATTTTGCTTTCAGCTGGATTTGATGCAG CTATTGGTGATCCGCGTGGGGGTTGTTTTGTTACACCATATGGATATTCAGTTATGTTGAAGAAG CTGATGGAGTTTGCACAAGGAAAGATTGTGATGGCATTAGATGGAGGGTACAATCTTGGGTCAGTTGCAAAGTCTTCACTGGCGTGTGTCCAAGTTTTGCTTGAAGAGAAACAAATTCAAGATTCCTTTGAAGAATACCCATATGAGTCTAAATGTCGTGTCATAGAAGCG GTACGCAAGAGGGTATGCGCATACTGGCCTTCACTTGCAGATGAGTTACCGTGGGAGGCAAAAACTCCTTGTAGTCCAGTTAAGCACCTTTCTCTTTTTGTCCATTTTCTTCATTGTCTCCTTAACTTTGCTTCTGCACAAACTTCTTTATCCAAGACAAGCAGTAGTAGTAGCGACGACGGAGAAGAAGTTCTAGAGAGCACTTTTATTCAGGAG CAAGCCGAGAGCTTGCGTGCTTCCTTGGAGGTGGCCTTGGAAGAAAAGGCGGCGCTACAGACCAAGGTGGTTGAACTGCAAGGCGAGAAGTTGCGCCTTCAAGACAAATATGCAGCGGAGGCAAAGGAGGCCGCTGAGAAACTGACGCATGTTTCCAGCGAACTGAGAGAGGCCAAGATCGACCTAGACTTTCAGCGTGAGCTTTTCAAGAAGGCCAACGAAGAGAAGAAGTTGCTGGAGGTGCGGGTCCTTAAGCTTGAAGCTGAACTGCAGCAGGAGGCTAGCGATAAGTTGCGTCTTCGAATCTCACGAGACAGATATGCAGCGGAGGTGAAGGAGGCCGCTGAGCATCTGGCCAAAGTTCGCAGCGAGCTGAGAGATGTCCAAATTGATCTTAACTTGCACCGCAAGCTTCCCAAGAAGGCCAAGAAAGTCATGTAG
- the LOC106411615 gene encoding uncharacterized protein LOC106411615: protein MPLSAISSLAGGIIIPAEVCSLDRTKYLFLCGYALSQNEKNLASKDQITVYGFIIEHHVVPGNMIQLTSHYLSRPKSSGLRSDASMCFSQHDSAKLIGDIMLHHHFGEFRTNEVVKIM, encoded by the exons ATGCCTTTGTCTGCTATATCAAGTCTTGCCGGTGGGATTAT AATTCCTGCTGAGGTTTGTTCATTGGATCGTACAAAATATCTTTTTCTCTGTGGATATGCACTATCACAGAATGAGAAG AACCTAGCCTCGAAAGATCAGATAACAGTGTATGGCTTCATCATCGAGCATCATGTTGTACCAGGCAACATGATCCAGCTAACTTCGCATTACCTCAGCAGGCCGAAGTCGTCAGGCTTACGTAGTGATGCAAGCATGTGTTTCAGCCAACATGATTCAGCTAAATTAATCGGGGATATCATGTTGCATCATCATTTTGGAGAATTTCGTACTAACGAAGTCGTCAAGATTATGTAG
- the LOC125582518 gene encoding histone deacetylase 5-like has translation MAGESRKRKVGLLYDERMCKHDTPDGEDHPECPNRIKAIWEMLQRTGLAQRCVVLGGIKAEDKHLQLVHTKEHVNLVKRLSTKKKDSRRNKIASKLDSIYLNGGSSEAAYLAAGSVVEVAEKVAEGELDCGFAIVRPPGHHAEADEAMGFCLFNNVAVAASYLLNQRPDLGIKRILIVDWDVHHGNGTQKMFWKDPRVLVFSVHRHDGGSFYPRGDDGDYDKVGEGAGEGFNINVPWEQGRCGDADYFAVWDHILIPVTKEFNPDLILVSAGFDAE, from the exons ATGGCCGGCGAATCAAGAAAGCGAAAGGTTGGTCTTTTATACGACGAGAGGATGTGCAAACACGACACACCTGACGGTGAGGACCATCCCGAGTGTCCTAATCGCATCAAAGCTATCTGGGAGATGCTTCAGCGCACTGGTCTCGCTCAAAG ATGTGTGGTTCTTGGTGGTATCAAAGCGGAAGATAAGCATCTCCAACTGGTTCACACGAAGGAACATGTTAATTTAGTTAAGAGATTAAGCACAAAGAAGAAAGATTCTCGGAGAAACAAGATTGCTTCAAAGTTGGATTCCATATATCTGAATGGAGGCTCATCAGAAGCCGCCTATCTTGCAGCTGGATCTGTTGTAGAG GTGGCAGAGAAAGTTGCAGAAGGAGAGTTAGATTGTGGCTTTGCTATTGTTAGGCCACCAGGGCACCATGCTGAGGCAGATGAAGCCATGGGGTTTTGTTTGTTCAACAATGTAGCTGTTGCTGCCAGCTATTTACTAAACCAAAGA CCGGATCTAGGTATCAAAAGGATTCTGATTGTTGATTGGGATGTTCATCATGGAAACGGTACGCAGAAGATGTTCTGGAAAGACCCTCGTGTGCTAGTTTTCTCCGTTCATAGGCATGATGGTGGAAGCTTCTACCCAAGGGGAGATGATGGAGATTATGACAAGGTTGGGGAAGGAGCAGGGGAAGGTTTTAACATAAACGTTCCATGGGAGCAAGGAAgatgtggagatgcagattatTTTGCTGTATGGGACCATATCTTGATCCCTGTGACCAAAGAGTTTAATCCTGATCTTATTTTGGTTTCAGCTGGATTTGATGCAG aatga
- the LOC125575446 gene encoding histone deacetylase 18-like: protein MLSQLMEFAQGKIVMALEGGYRLDIVAESSVMCVQVLLEDDPFQCSVEEYTRDSTRTVIQAVRKKLCAYWPSLADEIQLKAEAPLPPNLDEILPNLHRKMQCIFLGMWDKGANSSKQQAERLRASLEEKAALQTKVAELQGEASEKLRLQVSLEKYAAEAKEAAEHLTQVSSELREVKIDLDFHRELFKKASEEKRLLEGELQKEASDKLRLRISRDRYAAEVKEAAEHLATVRSELRDVQIDLNLHRKLPKKAKKVK from the exons ATGTTGTCTCAGCTGATGGAGTTTGCACAAGGAAAGATTGTGATGGCATTAGAGGGAGGGTACAGGCTTGACATAGTTGCAGAGTCTTCAGTGATGTGTGTCCAAGTTTTGCTTGAAGACGACCCATTTCAATGTTCCGTTGAAGAATACACACGGGACTCTACACGTACTGTCATACAAGCG GTACGCAAGAAGCTATGCGCATATTGGCCTTCACTTGCAGATGAAATACAGTTGAAGGCGGAAGCTCCTCTTCCA ccAAACCTTGATGAAATCCTACCGAACCTTCACCGCAAAATGCAATGTATCTTCCTGGGT ATGTGGGATAAAGGGGCTAATAGTAGTAAGCAGCAAGCCGAGAGATTGCGTGCTTCCTTGGAAGAAAAGGCGGCGCTACAGACCAAGGTGGCTGAACTGCAAGGTGAGGCCAGCGAGAAGTTGCGCCTTCAAGTCTCCCTAGAGAAATATGCAGCGGAGGCAAAGGAGGCCGCTGAGCATCTGACGCAAGTTTCCAGCGAACTGAGGGAGGTCAAGATCGACCTAGACTTTCACCGTGAGCTTTTCAAGAAGGCGAGCGAAGAGAAGAGATTACTGGAGGGCGAACTGCAGAAGGAGGCCAGCGATAAGTTGCGTCTTCGAATCTCACGAGACAGATATGCAGCGGAGGTGAAGGAGGCCGCTGAGCATCTGGCGACAGTTCGCAGCGAGCTGAGAGATGTCCAAATTGATCTTAACTTGCACCGCAAGCTTCCCAAGAAGGCCAAGAAAGTCAAGTAG
- the LOC106382729 gene encoding DEAD-box ATP-dependent RNA helicase 10, with product MEEESEVVKTFAELGVREELVKACERLGWKNPSKIQAEALPYALEGKDVIGLAQTGSGKTGAFALPILQALLEYVNNAEPKKGRRPDPAFFACVLSPTRELAIQIAEQFEALGSDISLRCAVLVGGIDRMQQTIALGKRPHVIVATPGRLWDHMSDTKGFSLKTLKYLVLDEADRLLNEDFEKSLNQILEEIPRDRKTYLFSATMTKKVRKLQRACLRNPVKIEAASKYSTVDTLKQQYRFVAAKYKDCYLVYILTEMPDSTSMIFTRTCDGTRFMALMLRSLGFRAIPISGQMTQSKRLGALNKFKAGECNILVCTDVASRGLDIPSVDMVINYDIPTNSKDYIHRVGRTARAGRSGVGISLVNQYELEWYLQIEKLIGKKLPEYPAEEDEVLSLLERVSEAKKLSAMNMKESGGRNKRRGEDDEESERFLGGGNKGGNKKSSKKFKR from the exons atggaggAAGAGAGCGAAGTGGTGAAGACGTTCGCAGAGCTCGGCGTTCGCGAGGAGCTAGTGAAAGCTTGCGAGAGGTTAGGGTGGAAGAACCCTTCGAAGATTCAAGCCGAAGCTCTTCCTTATGCTCTCGAAG GGAAGGATGTGATTGGACTTGCGCAAACCGGTTCAGGCAAAACCGGAGCCTTTGCTTTGCCTATATTGCAAGCGCTTCTTGAGTATGTTAATAACGCTGAGCCTAAGAAAGGGCGTAGACCTGATCCTGCTTTCTTCGCTTGTGTTTTGTCTCCAACTCg AGAGCTAGCAATCCAGATTGCTGAGCAGTTTGAAGCTTTAGGATCTGATATAAGTCTTAGGTGTGCTGTG CTTGTTGGAGGTATAGACAGGATGCAACAAACTATAGCTCTTGGGAAACGGCCTCATGTTATT GTTGCAACACCTGGTCGTCTTTGGGATCATATGTCTGACACTAAAGGCTTTTCTCTGAAGACGTTGAAGTATCTG GTTCTTGATGAAGCAGATAGATTGTTGAATGAAGATTTTGAGAAGTCTCTTAATCAGATTTTGGAAGAGATCCCTCGTGATCGTAAAACATATCTATTTTCAGCAACTATGACTAAAAAG GTTAGGAAACTTCAAAGAGCATGCTTAAGGAATCCTGTGAAG ATAGAAGCTGCCTCCAAATACTCCACAGTTGATACTCTAAAACAGCAGTATCGGTTTGTTGCTGCTAAATACAAG GATTGCTACCTTGTGTATATTCTCACTGAAATGCCTGACTCAACATCAATGATATTCACCAGAACTTGTGATGGTACTCGTTTCATGGCCTTGATGCTTCGGAGCCTTGGTTTCAGAGCCATTCCCATCAGTGGTCAAATGACTCAG TCAAAGAGACTAGGAGCATTGAACAAGTTCAAAGCAGGGGAATGTAACATCTTGGTTTGCACTGATGTGGCTAGTAGAGGGCTTGATATCCCATCTGTTGATATGGTTATCAACTATGACATTCCCACAAACTCAAAG gATTACATTCATAGAGTGGGAAGAACCGCTCGTGCTGGACGTTCTGGTGTTGGGATATCACTTGTGAACCAGTATGAGCTGGAATGGTACTTACAAATTGAAAAACTCATAG GTAAGAAACTACCAGAGTACCCAGCTGAGGAAGATGAAGTGTTGTCATTGTTGGAGAGAGTTTCAGAAGCTAAAAAACTATCAGCAATG AATATGAAAGAATCAGGAGGTAGGAACAAGAGAAGAggtgaagatgatgaagagagTGAGAGGTTCTTGGGGGGTGGTAACAAGGGAGGTAACAAGAAGTCTTCTAAGAAGTTCAAACGATAA
- the LOC106382730 gene encoding nuclear transport factor 2 isoform X2, translated as MAHSTSPGAEVVGRAFVEQYYHILHQSPGLVHRFYQDSSMLTRPDVTGSVTTVTTMQAINEKIMSLKYEDYTAEIETADAQESYERGVIVLVTGCLTGSDNVRKRFSQTFFLAPQDKGYFVLNDVFRFLEEKDVTAHNGTTRDVQAPVEPERVVVSHEAEVEPEPVASIEEDLDNVAEVYDPCEKDEGVVVDAEPIQPPPQLSHSEVPSVPQGDAPKHSYASILKLMNSSPAPARVVKPRPGPVSNNQRPTATPPAASEASGVENVQNSSNVDVEDDGHSIYVRNLPFDTTPTQLEEVFKSFGGIKHEGIQIRSNKQGFCFGFVEFETSSGKQSALEASPVTIGDRQVVLEEKKPNRGNSGGGGRGRYFGGRGGFRNESFKGGRGGGGGGRGGYGRGEFSGSRPKSSNTRSGGEGYQRVPQNGGGSGRGGGGGGGRGGPRGGASS; from the exons ATGGCACATAGCACTTCCCCTGGTGCTGAGGTCGTTGGACGTGCCTTTGTGGAGCAGTACTATCACATCCTCCACCAATCTCCCGGTTTAGTTCACCGGTTCTATCAAGATTCTAGCATGTTAACCAGACCTGATGTTACCGGTTCTGTAACCACTGTCACAACTATGCAA GCGATCAACGAGAAGATTATGTCGTTGAAGTATGAAGACTACACGGCGGAGATAGAAACTGCTGATGCTCAGGAGTCTTATGAGAGAGGCGTTATTGTCTTGGTGACTGGATGCTTAACCGGGAGTGATAACGTGAGGAAGAGGTTTAGTCAGACTTTTTTCTTGGCTCCACAAGACAAGGGTTACTTTGTCTTGAACGATGTGTTTAGATTCCTTGAGGAGAAAGATGTGACAGCACACAATGGAACCACCAGGGATGTTCAGGCACCTGTGGAGCCAG AACGTGTTGTTGTTAGTCATGAGGCTGAGGTGGAGCCTGAGCCAGTTGCTTCTATTGAGGAAGATCTTGACAATGTGGCGGAGGTGTATGATCCTTGTGAGAAAGATGAAGGTGTTGTTGTTGACGCTGAGCCTATTCAGCCTCCACCTCAATTAAGTCACAGTGAAGTTCCATCAGTGCCTCAAGGAGATGCTCCTAAGCATTCATATGCTTCTATT CTCAAACTGATGAATAGCAGTCCAGCACCAGCACGTGTTGTTAAGCCAAGACCAGGTCCGGTTAGTAATAATCAGAGACCAACTGCTACTCCTCCTGCAGCATCTGAAGCTTCAGGTGTGGAGAATGTTCAAAACAGTAGCAATGTTGATGTAGAAG ATGATGGTCATTCGATTTATGTCCGAAACTTACCTTTTGACACTACACCAACACAACTCGAAGAGGTGTTCAAGAGCTTTGGTGGTATCAAGCATGAAGGGATTCAAATCAGAAGCAATAAG CAAGGTTTCTGTTTTGGTTTTGTGGAGTTTGAAACATCTAGCGGCAAGCAGAGTGCACTCGAG GCCTCGCCGGTTACAATTGGTGATCGTCAAGTTGTTTTAGAGGAGAAGAAACCAAACAGAG GCAACAGTGGAGGTGGTGGTAGGGGAAGGTACTTTGGAGGAAGAGGAGGTTTCAGAAACGAAAGTTTCAAAGGAGgacgtggtggtggtggaggaggaagaggaggctATGGAAGAGGTGAGTTTTCTGGTAGTAGACCAAAGAGCTCAAACACACGGAGTGGTGGAGAAGGTTACCAGAGAGTTCCTCAAAACGGAGGAGGTAGTGGAAgaggaggtggaggaggaggaggacgtGGCGGGCCTCGCGGTGGTGCTTCATCTTGA
- the LOC106382730 gene encoding nuclear transport factor 2 isoform X1, with protein MAHSTSPGAEVVGRAFVEQYYHILHQSPGLVHRFYQDSSMLTRPDVTGSVTTVTTMQAINEKIMSLKYEDYTAEIETADAQESYERGVIVLVTGCLTGSDNVRKRFSQTFFLAPQDKGYFVLNDVFRFLEEKDVTAHNGTTRDVQAPVEPERVVVSHEAEVEPEPVASIEEDLDNVAEVYDPCEKDEGVVVDAEPIQPPPQLSHSEVPSVPQGDAPKHSYASILKLMNSSPAPARVVKPRPGPVSNNQRPTATPPAASEASGVENVQNSSNVDVEDDGHSIYVRNLPFDTTPTQLEEVFKSFGGIKHEGIQIRSNKQQGFCFGFVEFETSSGKQSALEASPVTIGDRQVVLEEKKPNRGNSGGGGRGRYFGGRGGFRNESFKGGRGGGGGGRGGYGRGEFSGSRPKSSNTRSGGEGYQRVPQNGGGSGRGGGGGGGRGGPRGGASS; from the exons ATGGCACATAGCACTTCCCCTGGTGCTGAGGTCGTTGGACGTGCCTTTGTGGAGCAGTACTATCACATCCTCCACCAATCTCCCGGTTTAGTTCACCGGTTCTATCAAGATTCTAGCATGTTAACCAGACCTGATGTTACCGGTTCTGTAACCACTGTCACAACTATGCAA GCGATCAACGAGAAGATTATGTCGTTGAAGTATGAAGACTACACGGCGGAGATAGAAACTGCTGATGCTCAGGAGTCTTATGAGAGAGGCGTTATTGTCTTGGTGACTGGATGCTTAACCGGGAGTGATAACGTGAGGAAGAGGTTTAGTCAGACTTTTTTCTTGGCTCCACAAGACAAGGGTTACTTTGTCTTGAACGATGTGTTTAGATTCCTTGAGGAGAAAGATGTGACAGCACACAATGGAACCACCAGGGATGTTCAGGCACCTGTGGAGCCAG AACGTGTTGTTGTTAGTCATGAGGCTGAGGTGGAGCCTGAGCCAGTTGCTTCTATTGAGGAAGATCTTGACAATGTGGCGGAGGTGTATGATCCTTGTGAGAAAGATGAAGGTGTTGTTGTTGACGCTGAGCCTATTCAGCCTCCACCTCAATTAAGTCACAGTGAAGTTCCATCAGTGCCTCAAGGAGATGCTCCTAAGCATTCATATGCTTCTATT CTCAAACTGATGAATAGCAGTCCAGCACCAGCACGTGTTGTTAAGCCAAGACCAGGTCCGGTTAGTAATAATCAGAGACCAACTGCTACTCCTCCTGCAGCATCTGAAGCTTCAGGTGTGGAGAATGTTCAAAACAGTAGCAATGTTGATGTAGAAG ATGATGGTCATTCGATTTATGTCCGAAACTTACCTTTTGACACTACACCAACACAACTCGAAGAGGTGTTCAAGAGCTTTGGTGGTATCAAGCATGAAGGGATTCAAATCAGAAGCAATAAG CAGCAAGGTTTCTGTTTTGGTTTTGTGGAGTTTGAAACATCTAGCGGCAAGCAGAGTGCACTCGAG GCCTCGCCGGTTACAATTGGTGATCGTCAAGTTGTTTTAGAGGAGAAGAAACCAAACAGAG GCAACAGTGGAGGTGGTGGTAGGGGAAGGTACTTTGGAGGAAGAGGAGGTTTCAGAAACGAAAGTTTCAAAGGAGgacgtggtggtggtggaggaggaagaggaggctATGGAAGAGGTGAGTTTTCTGGTAGTAGACCAAAGAGCTCAAACACACGGAGTGGTGGAGAAGGTTACCAGAGAGTTCCTCAAAACGGAGGAGGTAGTGGAAgaggaggtggaggaggaggaggacgtGGCGGGCCTCGCGGTGGTGCTTCATCTTGA
- the LOC106379002 gene encoding vegetative cell wall protein gp1 yields MSPGQGKLPSDSIKVVPGRSKLRVESSNPVARGNPIPRPSKVKCIAPEEVIKLHSGVSKVPLPPASVSSRPYKPARPAFESQRPKPTRAAFESQRREPTRVTFESQRREPVRPSFESSRPPKPFPAIFESQRPKPALATFEAPRHVPARPIFKPPRPVPPRPTYEPPRPVPARPAPGLRKEIVCGLRAASSMNPTTVRQRTNPTSLSQPRTVELPPSPRALQTRSRVKLPPSPRAFQIPSRVRQQDTTDATIHTIQETVVEAGDKDKDHGSKETCRSTSKERISELLLYRPALLPTWKGRMVDSTTLFPEFDCQFWANPPSNISRKALRLSMAMPIFLEVELVPIGLILNNVLFGRIPKLSDVELYFFLDEKETVRSKRERAHLFETMATRKAMIKASVNGTELLIFSSTLLDKTSQFFIKKQHKTENYLWGFFLHNKNSQAHVPGTSHHLDDGNVVDMDIDPEDQKTLGLTLQPIAVSQSTSSSLPPGFRMIWTPTSSRPC; encoded by the exons ATGAGTCCTGGTCAAGGCAAACTGCCTTCAGATTCGATCAAAGTGGTCCCTGGAAGGAGTAAGCTGCGGGTTGAATCTTCAAACCCGGTTGCTAGAGGGAATCCTATACCTAGACCTTCAAAGGTGAAGTGTATCGCTCCAGAGGAAGTTATAAAACTACATTCTGGTGTCAGTAAAGTGCCTCTTCCTCCAGCTTCTGTGTCATCAAGACCTTATAAGCCTGCTCGTCCAGCTTTTGAATCACAAAGACCTAAGCCTACTCGTGCAGCTTTTGAATCACAGAGACGTGAGCCTACTCGTGTAACTTTTGAATCACAAAGACGTGAGCCTGTTCGTCCATCTTTTGAATCATCAAGACCACCTAAGCCTTTTCCTGCAATTTTTGAATCACAAAGACCTAAGCCTGCTCTTGCTACTTTTGAAGCACCGAGACATGTCCCGGCTCGTCCAATTTTTAAACCACCAAGACCTGTCCCACCTCGTCCCACTTATGAACCACCAAGACCTGTCCCTGCCCGTCCTGCACCAGGTTTGAGAAAAGAAATTGTGTGTGGTCTTCGAGCTGCTTCGAGTATGAATCCAACAACAGTGAGACAGAGAACCAATCCAACAAGTCTCTCTCAACCTAGGACGGTTGAGCTTCCTCCTAGTCCACGTGCTTTGCAGACTCGTTCAAGAGTGAAGCTTCCTCCTAGTCCACGTGCTTTTCAGATTCCTTCAAGAGTTCGACAACAAGATACTACTGATgcaacaatacatacaatacaag agacAGTTGTGGAAGCTGGTGATAAAGATAAAGATCATGGTTCCAAGGAGACATGTCGATCAACATCTAAAGAAAGGATCTCAGAGTTGCTTCTATATCGACCAGCTTTGCTCCCTACTTGGAA GGGACGCATGGTGGATTCCACCACGCTTTTTCCGGAGTTTGACTGCCAGTTTTGGGCTAATCCACCATCCAACATCAGCAGGAAAGCACTGAGACTCTCAATGGCGATGCCTATATTTCTTGAGGTGGAACTGGTTCCTATAGGCCTTATTCTGAATAATGTGTTGTTTGGTAGAATCCCAAAGCTATCAGATGTGgaattatactttttcttaGATGAGAAGGAAACAGTAAG GTCTAAACGGGAACGTGCTCATCTATTTGAGACCATGGCGACTCGCAAGGCTATGATCAAAGCTAGTGTAAACGGCACAGAGTTGTTGATATTCTCCTCAACACTACTGGACAAGACCTCCCAGT TTTTCATCAAGAAGCAGCATAAAACAGAAAACTATCTTTGGGGTTTCTTTCTCCATAACAAAAACTCACAAGCACATGTTCCAGGAACTTCTCATCACCTTGATGATGGCAATGTTGTTGACATGGACATAGACCCTGAAGACCAGAAGACTCTAGGGCTAACTCTCCAGCCAATTGCAGTATCACAAAGCACTTCCTCAAGTTTACCTCCTGGTTTTAGGATGATATGGACACCAACCTCCTCAAGGCCTTGTTGA